A DNA window from Vigna unguiculata cultivar IT97K-499-35 chromosome 10, ASM411807v1, whole genome shotgun sequence contains the following coding sequences:
- the LOC114166030 gene encoding uncharacterized protein LOC114166030 — translation MAALIACCQFLTLSPRAKAWLKKQLIQLDLYETRVGKVEDVVEKLKKKRDSIQNTVDEEERRHGRKIHVEVKEWMHKVDKLILIYRNFHNDEICHKCAVFEFFESGFLPKPGIRYRRSRKADDITKQANGLLQNAKFDILSYWSGPPSMAAFFSNLGYESYSSRNDTVKKITDEFQKPGVRMIGLHGLSGVGKTSLVKEVVKKALKDKMFEVVTMASMTKNPDVSKIQGQIADMLGVVLEEESDIARAARIHQILNDENKSTLIILDDLWEEVNFNLLGIPRELEKDDGIINVKGKSLDVNSLKNFSDGKSPVLDGSASFKKKVKSPDYADSVDVKKGEFFEGALKNVNEGKPPIDASDRAKIEKTVPRYKGCKILMISEIKQVLLNQMEGKEEYIFPVEVLKEKEAEMLFKKKAGIDAKNSEYDKLAAQIASKCKGLPMTIVTTARALKNKSLSIWDETNRKLESQNLTGAPEFSTRLSYELLEDAELKYTFLLCARMGHDALIMNLVKYCIGFGFLRGINTARQTRDKVHTLVAKLKELGMLSDSYSSDHFTMPDTVRRAALSIAYEENHLFTMTKEKVDEWPDELEQYAAISLHHCNFIEEFPATINYPRLRVLEIVNNISRSKMPKNFFKGVKELRVLILTGIHLPLIDSSISSLHKLRMLCLEQCRMQDEELSIIGELNRLRILSFSGSNIKSLPNELNELKMLQIFDISNCSKLKKIPYGVISSLVSLEELYMRNTSIQWEDEDQSRQSKITLLSDLKHLNQLTALDIQIPNVSYLPKNLFFDNLYSYKIIIGDLSSFSETDFKMPEKYEMIKFLAIQLKNGSDIHSLKGIKMLFEGVENLFLELNSVHEKRNSVHEAHNIVHDLFYRLNLKGFPCLKHLWIVNNSTLQSLIHPKDRQEHEKAFPKLESLSLHNVKMDEICSCKLSEPSFGKLKVIKISLCGELKNVFSISMVILLKFLETIEVSECNSLKEIIDMGPQSNPEKTELLMLPELRHLKLQSLCEFVGFDAIPQTGGEERKLFHEKVRVSKLERLELSSIQIDVIWSVIDQSSKRLSFENLTHLDVNGCWKLKYLMSLTMAKSLVNLQSLYVSDCEKMRSIFLLEQNREKDVTGNIFPKLKNMKLCSMKSLSQIWNPKLASDSFSKLDTLIIEECDKLENVMEGIFVSICNLRVTNCMSMQAIFNIREQVGDAANNLQDVHLETLPKLKLVWKMNYEDRVGIPKFNNLKKIWAQDCHSLEYIFPFSVAMSLDNLESLVVCDCYGLSVIVAERETTNTDRARFNFAKLSTIKFSKLPELTSFCPTTYDLSCPLNELSIELCDNLEPFSKGTEHAQRNHGHVFFPKEVINNLKSMQIESWHAKSPSSYMGKRNHRRNNLEELSLSRLMDTDILYSFLHRNPNLKSLLLNNCFFEKIVPPKEGTEIENLGVVPNLKSLTLIDLPNLKEIGFEPDIILERLELLILKNCPCMITIAPSSVSFTRLTNLEVVNCDRLQSLMSASTAKTLVQLKTMKVVKCESMMEIVRKDGEKFDRVVFQQLKTLELVSLKKLKSFCVSDCGFEFPSLEKLVVSACYNMAKFSETVTISPILQNIHVVHGKENKRLCWEGDINATIKKIFEEKKFFEGMEEMSLSQHKELHKSWKRGAGLQEQNSQFYSLKILKLENCVIRPCAIPSNILPYLRSVKELQVRGCNNVRVIFEMNAKEGTGTTFQLQKLILEQLPKLENVWESNGKGTESFQNLKLVHVSKCEKLQTVFPFTLAKNLKKLVKLEIVSCGGLYEIVKNEGDTTTMFVLPCLTTLYLCDMPELIYFYRQSFTLDCSALNTLAVVGCPELELFGSANRQSIFFDLKDICNIEVLLLDWQHILVLRTKLGEPMDNLESLNHIHLCFLVDENERPYLPIQILQKMPNLTQMSIYYCSCLEVFQTQISEIDEKGVLTHLKTLTLDSVSKLQSIGSEDSPWLNVICDSEKLQELHVIDCPDLKTLVHSTPSVSFTYVKKMYINNCKELKYLFTLSSVNKLENLEHIEINGCESMEAIVLKEEKDIATEIKLQKLRRMDLTLLPKLEYFYSSNDTLHLPCLTQVGIWMCPKMEFFSGGEIHLNSSFRGIQASNGSSDDLVFYHDLNSSVEMVFLQQEFFKAVGKECFSDNLELQTDIRCKTGLQNNWLANLETLKLQNCKLSYAIPSSILCLLNNLKELEVRDSDKVKAIFDMNDDTEIKETESQLKILTLNRLSELTHVWEKDTHRILIFRNLQEVVVSDCSKLPTLFPASLAKCLDDLKKLKIDFCENLHDFVEQEETTFVTEKFVFPCLEDLELNDLPQVTCPKTFTLEFPSIKFLSVRNCDELGLFQSVYDPMGEGTSSSRLPLISDPKVISNLEKLTLDCKQILALSLWFKSQKSTEGLTNFNTISLSFFGIDGNEVPMLPNEILKAPNLIELDMNNGNNIENFLAQNPKIGEEEMLRQLTILRLCNVSTTQFFELEYCSSLNIICERLHKLTLSQCPHLTTILRVHSAVSFSCLKELNIYRCPNLKYLFTSSAAKDLMNLEEIRVTECETLTEIVSKEGDASSEGIKFDRLHTIYLQSLTSLVCFYSGSDNIELSSLKTVAIRSCPNMEIFSHGNESLMGVALSTDQGADDVHPPQDLNTRIKGISQRKKFFEAVDKECFSDNIELQEDLQCNFGLQNQWLGDLVTLKLQNCTLPCAIPSVILSLLKSLKELEVRDSATIEVLFYMNDNEIIKIASQLRILTLERLSKLTQVWEKKKNGVLMFPNLQRVIVRSCKNLQTLFPASLAKNLRSLKNLKIECCAEFREIVEKEEDTEANFVLPCLEKLALLSLPQLNCFYAHTFTLECPALNKIYVSDCDKLELFQGADLMGEVTSVNRKPLISSLEVISNLKSLQLDWKHILVLRSRLRSKQFSGVFKFVNEMILVLDGDKSEIPIVLNEILHTTPNLKKMGMIIDNCNTTDTFLGQYPKIGEDGMLLQLRELTLFCVSAIRTNQSENSSWLNTIFEKVHEMHTFECPNVEKIGVHSTSTMSFCFLKEVCAYQCPQFQYLFTSSVAKELVNLKEITVVECESLKEIVAKEEDEDEPKGEGEYKYENEMIFMKLEELTLVSLDKLESFYTGSSTLNFPSLRKVVVRKCLKAKIFRHPDKVPLKFRVIIDGICCSGDKNALIMQQFEEEAS, via the exons ATGGCTGCTCTAATCGCGTGTTGTCAATTCCTAACGCTATCACCTCGAGCAAAGGCGTGGCTAAAGAAGCAATTGATTCAACTGGACTTGTACGAGACAAGAGTTGGTAAAGTAGAAGATGTTGTGGAGAAGCTCAAGAAGAAGAGAGATTCTATTCAAAATACAGTGGACGAGGAAGAACGTCGACATGGAAGAAAAATTCACGTTGAAGTTAAGGAATGGATGCACAAGGTGGATAAACTCATTCTCATATATAGGAATTTCCATAATGACGAAATATGCCATAAATGTGCGGTGTTTGAATTTTTCGAGAGTGGTTTCCTTCCGAAGCCAGGGATAAGGTATCGTCGAAGTAGAAAAGCAGATGATATCACAAAGCAGGCAAATGGGTTACTACAAAATGCAAAGTTTGACATTTTATCTTATTGGTCTGGCCCACCCTCCATGGCTGCCTTTTTTTCTAACCTTGGTTATGAAAGTTATTCATCAAGAAATGATACTGTGAAAAAGATTACTGATGAATTTCAAAAGCCAGGTGTTAGAATGATTGGTCTTCATGGGTTGAGTGGCGTTGGCAAGACTTCTTTAGTGAaagaggttgtgaagaaagccTTGAAAGATAAGATGTTCGAAGTGGTGACCATGGCAAGCATGACAAAAAATCCCGACGTAAGcaaaatacaaggacaaattgCTGACATGTTGGGGGTTGTATTAGAGGAGGAAAGTGACATTGCAAGAGCTGCTAGGATACACCAGATATTGAATGATGAGAATAAGAGCACGCTCATAATCCTAGACGATCTTTGggaagaagtgaactttaaccTTCTGGGGATTCCACGTGAACTAGAGAAAGATGATGGCATAATAAATGTGAAAGGAAAATCCCTTGATGTTAATAGCTTGAAGAATTTCAGTGATGGAAAGTCCCCCGTCCTTGATGGTTCGGcaagtttcaaaaaaaaagtaaaatccCCCGATTATGCTGACTCTGTGGATGTCAAGAAAGGAGAATTCTTTGAGGGTGCTTTAAAGAATGTCAACGAAGGAAAACCCCCCATTGATGCTTCTGATCGGGCGAAAATCGAAAAAACCGTTCCTCGGTACAAAGGatgcaagattttgatgatttcTGAAATCAAACAAGTGTTGCTAAATCAAATGGAAGGGAAAGAAGAGTATATTTTCCCCGTGGAAGTCTTGAAGGAGAAGGAAGCAGAGATGTTGTTTAAGAAAAAGGCTGGAATAGATGCCAAGAATTCTGAATATGACAAATTAGCAGCTCAAATTGCTAGCAAATGTAAAGGGTTGCCAATGACAATAGTTACCACTGCAAGGGCATTGAAAAATAAGAGCCTTTCGATATGGGACGAAACTAATCGAAAACTTGAATCTCAAAACTTAACTGGAGCACCTGAATTTTCTACAAGGTTGAGTTATGAGCTTTTAGAAGATGCAGAACTCAAGTACACTTTCTTGCTTTGTGCTCGTATGGGTCATGATGCATTGATTATGAACTTAGTGAAATATTGTATTGGTTTTGGTTTTCTTCGAGGAATCAACACAGCAAGGCAAACCAGAGACAAAGTACATACATTGGTTGCAAAGTTAAAAGAGTTAGGTATGTTGTCTGACAGTTATTCAAGTGACCATTTTACCATGCCAGATACTGTTCGCAGAGCAGCTTTGTCCATAGCATATGaggaaaatcatttatttacAATGACAAAGGAAAAGGTAGATGAATGGCCCGATGAACTTGAACAATATGCTGCTATTTCGTTACATCATTGTAACTTCATTGAAGAGTTTCCTGCGACAATAAATTACCCAAGACTTAGGGTCCTTGAAATTGTCAACAATATTTCACGTTCGAAAATGCCCAAAAACTTCTTCAAAGGAGTGAAGGAACTCAGAGTGTTGATATTGACTGGTATTCATCTCCCCCTTATTGATTCATCAATTTCATCCTTGCATAAGCTTAGAATGCTTTGTTTGGAGCAATGTCGCATGCAAGATGAGGAACTATCCATCATAGGAGAGCTGAACAGGTTAAGAATTCTAAGTTTTTCAGGATCTAATATTAAAAGTTTGCCAAATGAGTTGAATGAGTTGAAAATGCTACAAATTTTTGACATAAGTAATTGctctaaacttaaaaaaattccaTATGGTGTCATATCAAGCTTGGTAAGTTTGGAGGAGTTGTATATGAGAAATACCTCGATTCAATGGGAGGATGAAGATCAATCACGCCAAAGTAAAATAACTCTTCTTTCTGATTTGAAACATTTGAATCAATTAACTGCTCTAGACATACAAATCCCAAATGTTTCCTATTTGCCAAAGAATTTGTTTTTTGACAACTTATATAGTTACAAGATTATTATTGGAGATTTGAGTTCATTTTCAGAGACTGATTTCAAGATGCCGGAGAAATATGAAATGATAAAATTTCTAGCAATACAATTGAAAAATGGGTCTGACATTCATTCTCTGAAGGGGATTAAAATGTTGTTTGAAGGAGTTGAGAATTTGTTCCTAGAACTTAATAGTGTCCATGAAAAGCGCAATAGTGTTCATGAAGCCCATAATATTGTCCACGACCTTTTTTATAGATTGAATTTAAAAGGATTTCCATGTCTTAAACATTTATGGATTGTAAATAATTCTACCCTTCAATCTCTCATCCATCCAAAGGACAGGCAGGAACATGAGAAAGCTTTTCCAAAATTAGAGTCGTTAAGTCTCCATAATGTTAAGATGGATGAAATATGCTCATGTAAACTTTCAGAACCCTCTTTTGGTAAACTGAAAGTCATCAAGATCAGTCTCTGCGGTGAATTGAAGAATGTCTTCTCAATTTCTATggttatacttttaaaatttcttgaaacaaTTGAGGTTTCTGAATGTAACTCTTTGAAAGAAATTATTGATATGGGACCACAAAGCAACCCTGAAAAAACTGAGCTTCTTATGCTTCCTGAATTACGACATTTGAAGCTACAATCTTTATGTGAGTTTGTTGGGTTTGATGCCATTCCTCAGACAGGAGGAGAGGAAAGAAAACTCTTCCATGAAAAG GTTAGAGTTTCAAAATTAGAGAGACTGGAGTTGTCCTCGATCCAGATTGACGTAATATGGAGTGTCATTGATCAATCTTCAAAAAGATtatcttttgaaaatttgacACATTTGGACGTTAATGGTTGttggaaattaaaatatttgatgtcACTTACAATGGCCAAGAGTCTGGTGAATCTTCAAAGCCTTTATGTAAGTGACTGTGAGAAGATGAGAAGTATCTTCCTCCTTGAACAAAATAGAGAGAAGGATGTTACG GGTAACATATTTCCAAAATTGAAGAATATGAAACTTTGCAGCATGAAGAGTCTGAGTCAGATATGGAATCCGAAGCTCGCTTCAGACTCCTTTAGCAAACTAGACACTCTAATCATTGAGGAGTGTGACAAACTTGAAAATGTAATGGAAGGAATATTTGTGAGTATATGTAACTTGAGAGTTACAAATTGCATGTCCATGCAAGCAATATTTAATATTCGTGAGCAAGTTGGGGATGCAGCTAATAACTTGCAAGATGTTCATTTAGAAACACTCCCTAAATTGAAGCTTGTATGGAAAATGAATTATGAAGATAGAGTTGGGATTCCTAAGTTTAACAATCTGAAGAAGATATGGGCTCAAGATTGTCACAGCTTGGAAtatatatttccattttctGTAGCCATGAGTCTTGATAATCTGGAATCTCTTGTGGTTTGTGATTGCTATGGATTGAGTGTCATTGTTGCTGAAAGGGAAACTACCAACACAGATAGAGCCAGATTTAACTTTGCTAAACTAAGCAccatcaaattttcaaaacttcCAGAACTTACGAGTTTCTGTCCAACAACTTATGATTTATCATGTCCATTGAATGAGTTGTCTATTGAACTTTGTGACAATCTAGAACCATTCAGCAAAGGAACAGAGCATGCACAAAGAAATCATGGACATGTATTCTTTCCTAAAGAG GTGATCAATAACTTGAAGTCCATGCAAATTGAGTCTTGGCATGCAAAGTCACCAAGCAGTTATATGGGTAAAAGAAACCATCGAAGGAATAACTTAGAAGAGCTTTCCTTATCTAGATTAATGGATACTGACATTTTATATTCTTTCCTACATAGAAATCCTAATTTGAAAAGCCTATTATTGAATAATTgtttctttgagaagattgtACCTCCAAAGGAAGGTACTGAAATTGAAAACTTGGGAGTAGTTCCAAATCTGAAAAGCTTAACGTTGATAGACTTGCCGAATCTCAAAGAGATAGGCTTTGAACCAGACATAATTCTTGAAAGGCTAGAGTTATTGATTTTGAAGAATTGTCCTTGTATGATTACTATAGCACCTTCCTCTGTATCTTTTACTCGTCTGACAAATCTAGAAGTGGTCAATTGTGATAGATTGCAAAGTCTAATGTCAGCATCTACTGCAAAAACTTTGGTTCAGCTCAAGACCATGAAGGTAGTTAAATGTGAATCCATGATGGAAATAGTAAGAAAAGATGGAGAAAAATTTGACAGAGTTGTTTTTCAACAATTGAAAACCCTAGAGCTTGTTTCACTGAAGAAACTCAAGAGTTTTTGTGTCTCTGATTGTGGCTTTGAATTCCCATCATTGGAGAAATTGGTAGTGAGTGCATGTTATAATATGGCTAAATTTTCTGAAACAGTCACCATCTCACCAATTTTACAGAATATACATGTTGTACATGGAAAAGAGAACAAACGACTGTGTTGGGAAGGAGATATAAATgctacaataaaaaaaatattcgaGGAAAAG AAATTTTTTGAGGGTATGGAGGAGATGAGCCTCTCCCAACACAAAGAGCTACATAAAAGCTGGAAACGTGGAGCTGGTCTGCAAGAGCAAAATAGTCAGTTTTatagtttgaaaattttaaagctTGAGAACTGTGTAATTAGACCATGTGCAATTCCATCAAATATTCTTCCTTATTTGAGGAGCGTAAAAGAACTGCAAGTACGAGGTTGCAACAATGTACGTGTAATTTTTGAGATGAATGCTAAAGAAGGTACTGGAACAACATTTCAGTTGCAGAAATTGATTTTAGAACAGCTGCCAAAACTTGAGAATGTGTGGGAAAGTAACGGTAAAGGAACTGAGAGCTTTCAAAATCTGAAACTAGTCCATGTCAGTAAATGTGAAAAGCTGCAAACTGTGTTTCCTTTTACCTTGGCAAAAAATCTGAAGAAGCTTGTCAAACTTGAAATAGTATCTTGTGGTGGATTGtatgaaattgttaaaaatgaAGGGGACACAACAACGATGTTTGTTCTCCCTTGCTTAACTACACTTTATCTTTGCGATATGCCAGAGCTCATTTACTTTTACCGACAATCATTCACTTTGGATTGCTCTGCGTTAAATACATTGGCCGTGGTGGGTTGCCCTGAGTTGGAGCTATTTGGAAGTGCTAACAGACAATCCATTTTCTTTGATCTAAAG GATATTTGCAACATTGAGGTACTGTTACTTGACTGGCAACACATATTGGTATTAAGGACAAAGTTGGGAGAACCTATGGACAACCTCGAATCTTTGAATCATATTCACTTGTGCTTTCTTGTTGATGAAAATGAAAGACCTTATTTGCCCATTCAAATACTCCAGAAGATGCCCAATTTAACACAAATGAGTATATACTATTGCAGTTGCCTCGAGGTATTCCAAACTCAAATCTCGGAAATTGATGAAAAAGGGGTGCTTACACACTTGAAAACATTGACATTAGATAGTGTGTCAAAACTCCAGTCCATTGGGTCGGAGGACTCACCATGGTTAAACGTGATTTGTGATAGtgaaaagctccaagaattgcaTGTTATCGATTGTCCTGATTTGAAAACATTGGTGCATTCTACTCCTTCAGTGTCTTTCACATATGTGAAAAAAATGTACATAAACAACTGTAAAGAATTGAAGTATTTATTCACATTATCATCAGTGAACAAGTTAGAGAACCTTGAGCATATAGAAATCAATGGCTGTGAATCAATGGAAGCAATAGTCTTGAAAGAAGAGAAAGACATTGCAACAGAGATCAAATTGCAGAAGTTAAGGCGCATGGATCTAACTCTTTTACCAAAATtggaatatttttattcaagCAATGACACTTTACACTTACCCTGCTTGACGCAAGTGGGCATATGGATGTGCCCCAAGATGGAGTTTTTCTCTGGAGGAGAGATACACCTGAATTCTTCTTTTAGAGGAATTCAAGCTTCAAACGGCTCAAGTGATGACTTGGTCTTCTACCATGATCTTAACTCTTCGGTAGAGATGGTGTTCCTACAACAG GAGTTTTTTAAGGCCGTGGGCAAGGAATGCTTTTCTGATAATCTTGAGCTACAAACAGACATTCGTTGTAAAACTGGTCTACAAAACAATTGGTTGGCGAATTTGGAAACTTTGAAATTGCAGAACTGTAAGCTATCATATGCAATTCCATCTTCTATTCTTTGtcttttaaataacttaaaagaGTTAGAAGTACGAGATAGCGACAAAGTAAAGGCAATTTTTGATATGAATGATGACACTGAGATTAAGGAAACAGAATCCCAGTTGAAGATATTGACTTTAAATAGGCTATCAGAGCTTACACATGTATGGGAAAAGGACACTCACAGAATTCTAATCTTTCGCAATCTGCAAGAGGTTGTTGTTAGTGATTGTTCAAAGCTGCCAACTTTATTTCCTGCTTCCCTAGCCAAATGTCTTGACGATCTAAAGAAGCTTAAAATAGATTTCTGTGAAAATTTGCATGACTTTGTTGAACAGGAAGAAACAACATTTGTAACTGAAAAGTTTGTGTTCCCTTGTCTAGAGGATTTGGAACTTAATGACTTGCCTCAGGTCACTTGTCCTAAAACATTCACTCTGGAATTCCCCTCGATAAAATTCTTATCTGTGAGGAATTGTGATGAGTTAGGGTTATTTCAAAGTGTGTATGATCCCATGGGTGAGGGTACTTCAAGCAGCAGACTTCCTCTTATATCAGATCCGAAG GTTATTTCCAACCTGGAGAAACTGACTCTTGACTGTAAACAAATTTTGGCATTAAGCTTATGGTTTAAGTCACAAAAATCTACAGAGGGCCTCACAAATTTTAACACCATTTCCTTGTCGTTCTTTGGCATTGATGGAAATGAAGTGCCTATGTTGCCCAATGAAATACTCAAGGCACCAAATTTAATAGAACTGGATATGAACAATGGCAATAATATCGAAAATTTCCTTGCTCAAAACCCCAAGATTGGCGAGGAGGAGATGCTGAGACAATTAACAATATTGAGGCTATGCAATGTATCCACTACACAGTTCTTCGAGTTAGAGTATTGCTCAAGCTTAAACATAATCTGTGAGAGGCTCCACAAATTAACTCTTTCCCAATGTCCTCATTTGACAACAATATTAAGAGTACATTCTGCGGTGTCTTTCTCTTGTCTGAAAGAACTAAATATTTACAGATGTCCAAACTTGAAGTATTTATTTACATCTTCAGCTGCCAAAGATTTAATGAACCTTGAGGAGATTAGGGTCACCGAATGTGAAACACTAACAGAAATAGTTTCCAAAGAGGGAGATGCAAGTTCAGAAGGCATTAAATTTGATCGACTCCACACCATTTATCTACAATCTTTAACAAGTTTAGTATGCTTTTATTCTGGAAGTGACAATATAGAATTATCATCTTTGAAAACTGTGGCAATACGGAGCTGCCCTAACATGGAGATTTTCTCCCATGGAAATGAATCCCTTATGGGAGTTGCGTTATCCACGGACCAGGGAGCGGATGATGTACACCCTCCACAAGATCTTAACACCAGAATAAAAGGGATCTCACAACGAAAG AAGTTTTTTGAAGCAGTGGACAAGGAGTGTTTTTCTGATAATATTGAGCTACAAGAAGATCTGCAGTGTAATTTTGGCCTGCAAAACCAATGGTTGGGAGATTTGGTTACTTTGAAGCTACAAAACTGTACTCTCCCATGTGCAATTCCATCTGTTATTCTTTCTCTTCTAAAGAGCTTAAAAGAGTTGGAAGTACGGGATAGTGCAACAATAGAGGTACTTTTTtatatgaatgacaatgagatTATAAAAATAGCTTCGCAGTTGAGGATTTTGACCTTAGAAAGGTTATCGAAGCTGACGCAAGTttgggaaaagaagaaaaatggagTTCTCATGTTTCCAAATCTGCAACGGGTCATTGTTAGAAGTTGTAAAAACCTGCAAACTTTATTTCCTGCTTCCCTGGCAAAAAATCTACGAAGtctaaaaaatcttaaaatagaaTGTTGTGCTGAGTTCCGTGAAAttgtagaaaaagaagaagacacAGAAGCAAATTTTGTGCTCCCTTGTTTAGAGAAGTTGGCTCTTCTTTCCTTGCCACAACTCAATTGCTTTTACGCTCACACATTCACTTTGGAATGCCCAgccttaaataaaatatatgtgtcGGACTGTGACAAATTGGAGTTATTTCAAGGTGCAGATTTAATGGGGGAAGTTACTTCAGTTAACAGAAAACCTCTAATTTCAAGTCTAGAG GTCATTTCCAACCTGAAAAGTTTGCAGCTTGATTGGAAACATATTCTGGTATTAAGATCAAGGCTTAGGTCTAAACAATTTTCTGgcgtcttcaaatttgtaaaTGAAATGATTCTGGTCTTGGACGGTGATAAGAGTGAGATTCCTATAGTGCTCAATGAAATTCTCCATACAACAcccaacttaaaaaaaatggggATGATTATAGACAATTGCAATACTACAGATACTTTTCTTGGTCAATACCCCAAAATTGGTGAGGATGGGATGCTCTTACAATTAAGAGAATTGACACTATTCTGTGTATCTGCTATCCGGACCAACCAATCAGAGAACTCATCATGGTTAAACACAATCTTCGAGAAGGTTCACGAAATGCATACATTCGAATGCCCTAATGTTGAGAAAATAGGAGTGCATTCTACTTCTACAATGTCTTTCTGTTTTTTGAAAGAGGTGTGTGCATACCAATGTCCCCAATTCCAGTATTTATTTACATCTTCAGTCGCAAAAGAGTTAGTGAACCTCAAAGAGATCACAGTCGTAGAATGTGAATCACTAAAAGAAATAGTGGccaaagaggaagatgaagatgaacccAAAGGTGAAGgtgaatataaatatgaaaatgagaTGATATTCATGAAGCTTGAGGAGTTGACTCTTGTCTCATTAGACAAATTAGAAAGCTTTTACACGGGGAGTTCCACTTTGAATTTCCCATCCTTGAGAAAAGTGGTTGTCAGAAAATGCCTCAAAGCCAAAATTTTCCGTCATCCTGATAAAGTGCCTCTAAAATTTAGGGTGATAATAGATGGAATCTGTTGTAGTGGTGATAAAAATGCTCTGATCATGCAACAGTTTGAGGAGGAGGCCTCCTGA
- the LOC114166382 gene encoding uncharacterized protein LOC114166382, protein MIVDIWRCPKMEFFSGGEIHLNSSFRGIRVSNVLSDDLVFYHDLNSSVEKVFLQQEFFQVDSECFFDNLELQADPNCKTGLQNKWLANLETLKLHNCKLSYAIPSFVLSLLKNLKEL, encoded by the exons ATGATAGTTGACATATGGAGATGCCCCAAGATGGAGTTTTTCTCTGGAGGAGAGATACACCTGAATTCTTCTTTTAGAGGAATTCGAGTTTCAAACGTCTTAAGTGATGACTTGGTCTTCTACCATGATCTTAACTCTTCTGTAGAGAAGGTGTTCCTGCAACAG GAGTTTTTTCAAGTGGACAGCGAGTGCTTTTTTGATAATCTTGAACTACAAGCAGACCCAAATTGTAAAACTGGTCTGCAAAACAAATGGTTGGCCAATTTGGAAACATTGAAGTTGCATAACTGCAAGCTATCATATGCAATTCCATCttttgttctttctcttttaaagaatttaaaagaattataa